One genomic region from Fictibacillus marinisediminis encodes:
- the rpmI gene encoding 50S ribosomal protein L35, with the protein MPKMKTHKGAAKRFRKTGTGKLKRARAFTSHMFANKSTKAKRKLRKAKIVTSGDYKRIRTLLTYKKK; encoded by the coding sequence ATGCCTAAAATGAAAACACATAAAGGTGCTGCAAAGCGCTTCAGAAAGACTGGAACAGGTAAACTTAAGCGTGCACGTGCGTTTACAAGCCATATGTTCGCTAACAAATCTACTAAAGCTAAGCGTAAACTTCGCAAAGCGAAGATTGTTACAAGCGGAGATTACAAACGTATCCGTACACTATTAACTTACAAGAAAAAATAA
- the infC gene encoding translation initiation factor IF-3: protein MSVNEGIRAREVRLIGADGSQLGIKTRHEALDIAANANLDLVLVAPTAKPPVCRIMDYGKFKFEQQKKDREARKNQKIVTTKEIRLSPTIEEHDFNTKLKNARKFLEKGDKVKASIRFRGRAITHSSIGKTVLEKLAKECEDVATVEVRPKMEGRSMFLILAPTTEK from the coding sequence ATGTCTGTCAATGAGGGCATACGTGCTCGTGAAGTAAGACTTATCGGGGCTGATGGCAGCCAGCTAGGGATTAAAACACGTCATGAAGCTCTTGATATTGCGGCAAATGCCAATCTTGATCTTGTACTTGTTGCTCCTACCGCAAAACCGCCAGTATGCCGAATCATGGACTATGGTAAGTTTAAGTTTGAGCAGCAAAAGAAAGACAGAGAAGCGCGTAAGAATCAAAAGATTGTTACAACGAAAGAAATTCGCTTAAGCCCTACAATTGAGGAGCATGATTTTAACACGAAGCTTAAAAATGCCCGCAAGTTCCTTGAAAAAGGCGATAAAGTGAAAGCAAGCATTCGTTTCCGGGGCCGTGCCATCACGCACTCCTCGATCGGAAAAACTGTGCTTGAAAAATTAGCTAAAGAATGTGAAGACGTTGCTACGGTTGAAGTTCGACCGAAAATGGAAGGCCGAAGCATGTTCCTCATTTTAGCACCAACAACCGAAAAATAA
- the thrS gene encoding threonine--tRNA ligase, which produces MTDIKLTFPDGSVREYPKGITAEQVAESISSSLKKKSVAGKVNGELYDFTRPIEADASIEIVPQDSPEGLEMTRHSTAHLMAQAIKRIYKDVKLGIGPVIENGFYYDIDLQEALTPEDLPKIEKEMKKIVSENLPIIRKEVTREEAIAIFEGIDDHLKLELIRDLPEDAVITIYEQGEFFDLCRGPHLPSTGKIKSFKLMSISGAYWRGDSDNQMLQRIYGAAFLNQKELDQHLVYLQEAKERDHRKLGKELDLFTVSQKIGQGLPVWLPKGATIRRIIERYIVDTEVRLGYDHVYTPHLGSVELYKTSGHWDHYKEDMYPAIEMDNEQLVLRPMNCPHHMMVFKNSMHSYRDLPIRIAELGTMHRHEMSGALAGLQRVRSMTLNDAHIFARPDQLKDEFIRVVKLIQRVYKDFGITEYKFRLSYRDPEDKEKYVNNDEMWEKAQALLKETMEDMDLDYVEAEGEAAFYGPKLDVQVKTALGKEETLSTVQLDFHLPERFDLTYKGSDGKDHRPVVIHRGVVSTMERFVAFLIEEYKGAFPVWLAPVQVQIIPVSTVHEEYARKISEELLEEGIRVEVDNRDEKLGYKIREAQMQKIPYMLVLGDQEISDQAVNVRKYGEQKSETVSFDAFKTSILEQVNKRG; this is translated from the coding sequence ATGACAGACATTAAGCTTACTTTTCCTGATGGTTCTGTTCGTGAGTATCCGAAAGGAATCACTGCAGAACAAGTAGCAGAATCCATTAGCTCCAGCCTGAAGAAAAAGTCCGTTGCTGGTAAAGTAAACGGGGAATTGTACGATTTCACACGTCCGATCGAGGCGGATGCATCCATTGAGATCGTTCCACAAGATTCGCCTGAAGGACTCGAGATGACACGCCACAGTACAGCCCATTTGATGGCACAGGCGATCAAACGCATCTATAAGGATGTCAAACTTGGCATCGGGCCAGTGATCGAAAACGGTTTTTATTATGATATCGATCTTCAAGAAGCTTTAACACCGGAAGATTTGCCTAAGATTGAGAAGGAAATGAAAAAGATCGTAAGCGAAAACCTGCCGATCATCCGAAAAGAAGTGACCAGGGAAGAAGCCATCGCGATTTTTGAAGGCATTGACGACCATTTAAAATTGGAGCTCATCCGTGATCTTCCGGAGGATGCGGTTATTACCATTTACGAACAAGGCGAGTTTTTTGACCTTTGCCGCGGGCCGCATCTTCCATCCACTGGAAAAATCAAGTCCTTTAAATTGATGAGCATTTCAGGCGCTTATTGGAGAGGAGACAGCGATAACCAGATGCTTCAGCGCATCTATGGAGCAGCTTTTCTTAACCAGAAAGAGCTGGATCAGCATCTTGTCTACCTTCAAGAGGCGAAAGAGCGGGATCACCGGAAACTTGGAAAAGAGCTGGATCTTTTCACTGTTTCCCAAAAGATTGGACAAGGTTTGCCAGTCTGGCTTCCAAAGGGTGCGACGATCCGCCGTATCATCGAGCGTTATATTGTCGACACAGAAGTAAGACTTGGCTACGACCATGTCTACACTCCTCATCTAGGCAGTGTAGAGCTCTATAAAACATCAGGACACTGGGATCATTATAAAGAAGATATGTATCCTGCAATTGAAATGGACAACGAGCAGCTTGTTCTTCGTCCGATGAACTGTCCGCATCACATGATGGTGTTCAAGAACAGCATGCACAGCTATCGTGATCTTCCAATCCGTATCGCTGAGCTTGGAACGATGCATCGCCATGAGATGTCAGGAGCATTGGCTGGTCTTCAGCGTGTCCGTTCCATGACATTGAATGATGCTCATATCTTTGCCCGCCCGGATCAATTAAAAGATGAGTTTATCCGCGTAGTAAAGCTCATCCAGCGTGTGTACAAAGACTTTGGCATTACAGAATACAAGTTCCGTCTTTCTTACCGTGATCCTGAGGACAAGGAAAAATACGTAAACAACGATGAGATGTGGGAAAAAGCACAGGCTCTTCTTAAAGAAACTATGGAAGATATGGACTTGGATTATGTAGAAGCTGAAGGGGAAGCCGCGTTCTACGGGCCGAAGCTTGATGTTCAGGTGAAGACTGCGCTCGGAAAAGAAGAGACGCTGTCTACTGTACAGCTTGATTTCCACTTGCCGGAACGCTTTGACCTAACGTACAAAGGAAGCGACGGAAAGGATCACCGTCCGGTCGTTATCCACCGCGGAGTCGTTTCCACAATGGAACGTTTTGTCGCCTTCCTAATCGAAGAATACAAGGGTGCGTTCCCGGTATGGCTTGCTCCTGTACAGGTACAGATTATCCCGGTATCTACTGTTCATGAAGAGTACGCAAGAAAGATCAGTGAGGAACTGCTGGAAGAAGGCATTCGCGTCGAAGTCGACAACCGCGATGAAAAGCTGGGATATAAAATCCGTGAAGCGCAAATGCAAAAAATTCCATACATGCTCGTGCTCGGTGATCAGGAAATTTCCGATCAAGCCGTCAACGTCCGTAAATACGGTGAGCAAAAATCAGAAACTGTATCCTTTGATGCGTTCAAAACAAGCATTCTTGAGCAAGTGAATAAAAGAGGATAA
- the ytxC gene encoding sporulation protein YtxC produces the protein MAELIFADHEECNQLQKELKQMARSLNIKPSFLESESHSLLLNTKEHLDSIVQVLACYTRKKLEETRILFFIEHFFYFTDKQEQAEIAAIAKEFIEQEREEVPAVKDLDTCEYHVKEAWRKILTEEGLSFTFESFVQFRLREYLDLLQIYVECAIDEYKLELEYQSFIDQLRKCAADQPFLTAEVHVAFDGKFKLYDEQYRLYSEKMLQLMHERALVLTKEFDLDEKVLGPIMGLAPEVLYLYLEEENHGMIHTLQNVFQERLIKRPLQLFYGSRNEFIEKMDGR, from the coding sequence ATTACAAAAGGAACTGAAGCAGATGGCTCGATCACTTAACATAAAACCTTCCTTTTTAGAATCCGAAAGCCATTCATTATTATTGAATACAAAAGAGCATCTGGATTCAATTGTTCAGGTGCTGGCTTGCTATACTCGTAAAAAACTGGAGGAAACACGAATCCTGTTTTTTATTGAACATTTTTTTTATTTCACGGATAAGCAGGAGCAAGCAGAAATTGCAGCGATCGCCAAGGAATTTATCGAACAGGAACGGGAGGAAGTGCCGGCGGTAAAAGATCTGGATACGTGCGAGTATCATGTGAAAGAAGCCTGGAGAAAAATCTTAACCGAAGAAGGGCTATCATTTACATTTGAGTCTTTTGTACAGTTCCGTTTACGGGAGTACCTTGATCTTCTACAAATTTACGTCGAATGTGCGATCGATGAATACAAACTCGAGCTTGAATACCAGTCCTTCATCGATCAATTGCGTAAGTGTGCAGCCGATCAGCCGTTTCTAACAGCCGAGGTTCACGTGGCCTTCGACGGCAAATTTAAGCTGTATGATGAGCAATACCGGCTATACAGTGAAAAAATGCTTCAGCTTATGCATGAAAGAGCATTAGTTCTGACCAAGGAGTTTGATCTCGACGAAAAAGTGCTGGGTCCGATCATGGGTTTAGCTCCGGAAGTGTTGTATTTGTACCTGGAAGAAGAAAATCACGGCATGATACATACATTGCAGAACGTATTCCAGGAGAGACTGATTAAAAGGCCCCTTCAGCTGTTTTATGGTTCAAGAAACGAATTTATCGAAAAGATGGACGGAAGATAA